The candidate division WOR-3 bacterium genome includes a region encoding these proteins:
- a CDS encoding DUF1874 domain-containing protein, with translation MEHGVRALLGPFRRGLPRKAKKPVKEIEMLYVLNSTPLQPGLYRYQLLPLDEVKRLLAVSPFVSAVGHKSTAEILTSLTGFQIDVNRIAVDLQPGDAAVICKIKRRLNEGEVLTQIDINDLELGLLTRLE, from the coding sequence ATGGAGCACGGGGTTCGTGCTCTTCTGGGGCCCTTCCGGCGGGGGCTTCCCAGAAAAGCAAAGAAGCCGGTAAAGGAGATAGAAATGCTGTACGTACTCAATAGTACCCCCCTTCAACCGGGCCTCTATCGGTATCAGTTGTTGCCGCTTGATGAGGTGAAGCGGCTTTTGGCCGTTTCACCTTTCGTTTCGGCTGTTGGACATAAATCCACAGCCGAAATTCTCACGTCTTTGACCGGTTTTCAAATCGACGTCAACAGAATAGCTGTCGATTTGCAACCCGGGGATGCGGCAGTTATCTGTAAGATTAAACGAAGGTTAAACGAGGGGGAGGTACTGACCCAGATCGATATCAATGACTTGGAGTTGGGCTTGCTAACCCGGCTCGAATAA